One segment of Cyprinus carpio isolate SPL01 chromosome A17, ASM1834038v1, whole genome shotgun sequence DNA contains the following:
- the LOC109106840 gene encoding ketohexokinase isoform X4 codes for MGSLAPGPVADFILNDFQMYKIDISLLLEHAECSFPASVVISSVTTGSRTILHMNSFIVGDFARRGVDISFLAWQPWGETPCACCVVCPTKGSRTVVLSDTNLPDVSVEDFSKVDLSHYKWIHWEGRNADEQVKMIERVREHNSKQEEKNRITISVEIEKTREPLYQLFPLGDLVFVSKDVAQQFGFTSAAAALKGFCGRLRKGATLICAWAEKGADAMGSDGVIIHSDAFPPEKLVDTLGAGDTFNASVIYNLSNGGSLQDALTFGCQIAGKKCGVHGYDGILH; via the exons ATGGGGTCTTTGGCTCCTGGACCAGTAGCTGA CTTCATCTTGAATGACTTTCAAATGTACAAGATTGACATCTCTCTTCTTCTGGAGCATGCTGAATGCTCCTTTCCAGCTTCTGTAGTAATCAGCAGTGTGACGACAGGAAGCCGTACAATTCTGCATATGAACAG TTTCATCGTGGGGGATTTTGCACGGCGTGGGGTGGACATATCTTTTTTGGCTTGGCAGCCGTGGGGTGAGACCCCGTGTGCCTGTTGTGTGGTGTGTCCCACCAAGGGCTCTCGCACTGTCGTGCTCTCAGACAC AAACTTGCCAGATGTTTCTGTAGAAGATTTTTCAAAGGTGGACCTGAGCCATTACAAGTGGATCCACTGGGAG GGCCGTAATGCTGACGAACAAGTGAAGATGATTGAGAGGGTGAGAGAGCATAACAGCAAACAGGAAGAGAAGAACAGAATCACCATCTCTGTGGAAATCGAGAAAACCAGGGAACCCCTCTACCAGCTTTTCCCTCTTGGTGATTTG GTCTTTGTTAGTAAGGATGTGGCCCAGCAATTTGGGTTTACCTCAGCTGCTGCTGCATTGAAGGGTTTCTGTGGTCGCCTGAGGAAAGG AGCTACCCTTATTTGTGCCTGGGCGGAAAAGGGAGCAGATGCCATGGGTTCCGATGGTGTAATCATCCATTCAGATGCATTCCCGCCTGAGAAGCTTGTAGACACACTTGGAGCAGGAGATACGTTCAATGCTTCTGTGATCTATAATCTTTCAAACG GGGGCAGCCTACAGGATGCTCTCACATTTGGCTGCCAGATTGCAGGCAAAAAATGCGGTGTCCATGGATATGATGGAATTTTACACTGA
- the LOC109106840 gene encoding ketohexokinase isoform X6, protein MEDKKILSIGLVCLDIINVVDKYPEEDTDTRCLSQRWQRGGNASNTCTVLSLLGAPCAFMGSLAPGPVAENLPDVSVEDFSKVDLSHYKWIHWEGRNADEQVKMIERVREHNSKQEEKNRITISVEIEKTREPLYQLFPLGDLVFVSKDVAQQFGFTSAAAALKGFCGRLRKGATLICAWAEKGADAMGSDGVIIHSDAFPPEKLVDTLGAGDTFNASVIYNLSNGGSLQDALTFGCQIAGKKCGVHGYDGILH, encoded by the exons ATGGAAGACAAAAAGATACTCAGCATTGGGTTGGTGTGTCTGGATATCATAAATGTTGTGGATAAATACCCGGAAGAAGATACTGATACAAG GTGTTTGTCTCAGAGATGGCAGAGGGGAGGAAATGCATCAAACACGTGCACAGTTTTGTCTCTGCTTGGGGCTCCGTGTGCATTTATGGGGTCTTTGGCTCCTGGACCAGTAGCTGA AAACTTGCCAGATGTTTCTGTAGAAGATTTTTCAAAGGTGGACCTGAGCCATTACAAGTGGATCCACTGGGAG GGCCGTAATGCTGACGAACAAGTGAAGATGATTGAGAGGGTGAGAGAGCATAACAGCAAACAGGAAGAGAAGAACAGAATCACCATCTCTGTGGAAATCGAGAAAACCAGGGAACCCCTCTACCAGCTTTTCCCTCTTGGTGATTTG GTCTTTGTTAGTAAGGATGTGGCCCAGCAATTTGGGTTTACCTCAGCTGCTGCTGCATTGAAGGGTTTCTGTGGTCGCCTGAGGAAAGG AGCTACCCTTATTTGTGCCTGGGCGGAAAAGGGAGCAGATGCCATGGGTTCCGATGGTGTAATCATCCATTCAGATGCATTCCCGCCTGAGAAGCTTGTAGACACACTTGGAGCAGGAGATACGTTCAATGCTTCTGTGATCTATAATCTTTCAAACG GGGGCAGCCTACAGGATGCTCTCACATTTGGCTGCCAGATTGCAGGCAAAAAATGCGGTGTCCATGGATATGATGGAATTTTACACTGA
- the LOC109106840 gene encoding ketohexokinase isoform X2 yields the protein MEDKKILSIGLVCLDIINVVDKYPEEDTDTRCLSQRWQRGGNASNTCTVLSLLGAPCAFMGSLAPGPVADFIVGDFARRGVDISFLAWQPWGETPCACCVVCPTKGSRTVVLSDTNLPDVSVEDFSKVDLSHYKWIHWEGRNADEQVKMIERVREHNSKQEEKNRITISVEIEKTREPLYQLFPLGDLVFVSKDVAQQFGFTSAAAALKGFCGRLRKGATLICAWAEKGADAMGSDGVIIHSDAFPPEKLVDTLGAGDTFNASVIYNLSNGGSLQDALTFGCQIAGKKCGVHGYDGILH from the exons ATGGAAGACAAAAAGATACTCAGCATTGGGTTGGTGTGTCTGGATATCATAAATGTTGTGGATAAATACCCGGAAGAAGATACTGATACAAG GTGTTTGTCTCAGAGATGGCAGAGGGGAGGAAATGCATCAAACACGTGCACAGTTTTGTCTCTGCTTGGGGCTCCGTGTGCATTTATGGGGTCTTTGGCTCCTGGACCAGTAGCTGA TTTCATCGTGGGGGATTTTGCACGGCGTGGGGTGGACATATCTTTTTTGGCTTGGCAGCCGTGGGGTGAGACCCCGTGTGCCTGTTGTGTGGTGTGTCCCACCAAGGGCTCTCGCACTGTCGTGCTCTCAGACAC AAACTTGCCAGATGTTTCTGTAGAAGATTTTTCAAAGGTGGACCTGAGCCATTACAAGTGGATCCACTGGGAG GGCCGTAATGCTGACGAACAAGTGAAGATGATTGAGAGGGTGAGAGAGCATAACAGCAAACAGGAAGAGAAGAACAGAATCACCATCTCTGTGGAAATCGAGAAAACCAGGGAACCCCTCTACCAGCTTTTCCCTCTTGGTGATTTG GTCTTTGTTAGTAAGGATGTGGCCCAGCAATTTGGGTTTACCTCAGCTGCTGCTGCATTGAAGGGTTTCTGTGGTCGCCTGAGGAAAGG AGCTACCCTTATTTGTGCCTGGGCGGAAAAGGGAGCAGATGCCATGGGTTCCGATGGTGTAATCATCCATTCAGATGCATTCCCGCCTGAGAAGCTTGTAGACACACTTGGAGCAGGAGATACGTTCAATGCTTCTGTGATCTATAATCTTTCAAACG GGGGCAGCCTACAGGATGCTCTCACATTTGGCTGCCAGATTGCAGGCAAAAAATGCGGTGTCCATGGATATGATGGAATTTTACACTGA
- the LOC109106840 gene encoding ketohexokinase isoform X3, translating to MEDKKILSIGLVCLDIINVVDKYPEEDTDTRCLSQRWQRGGNASNTCTVLSLLGAPCAFMGSLAPGPVADFILNDFQMYKIDISLLLEHAECSFPASVVISSVTTGSRTILHMNRNLPDVSVEDFSKVDLSHYKWIHWEGRNADEQVKMIERVREHNSKQEEKNRITISVEIEKTREPLYQLFPLGDLVFVSKDVAQQFGFTSAAAALKGFCGRLRKGATLICAWAEKGADAMGSDGVIIHSDAFPPEKLVDTLGAGDTFNASVIYNLSNGGSLQDALTFGCQIAGKKCGVHGYDGILH from the exons ATGGAAGACAAAAAGATACTCAGCATTGGGTTGGTGTGTCTGGATATCATAAATGTTGTGGATAAATACCCGGAAGAAGATACTGATACAAG GTGTTTGTCTCAGAGATGGCAGAGGGGAGGAAATGCATCAAACACGTGCACAGTTTTGTCTCTGCTTGGGGCTCCGTGTGCATTTATGGGGTCTTTGGCTCCTGGACCAGTAGCTGA CTTCATCTTGAATGACTTTCAAATGTACAAGATTGACATCTCTCTTCTTCTGGAGCATGCTGAATGCTCCTTTCCAGCTTCTGTAGTAATCAGCAGTGTGACGACAGGAAGCCGTACAATTCTGCATATGAACAG AAACTTGCCAGATGTTTCTGTAGAAGATTTTTCAAAGGTGGACCTGAGCCATTACAAGTGGATCCACTGGGAG GGCCGTAATGCTGACGAACAAGTGAAGATGATTGAGAGGGTGAGAGAGCATAACAGCAAACAGGAAGAGAAGAACAGAATCACCATCTCTGTGGAAATCGAGAAAACCAGGGAACCCCTCTACCAGCTTTTCCCTCTTGGTGATTTG GTCTTTGTTAGTAAGGATGTGGCCCAGCAATTTGGGTTTACCTCAGCTGCTGCTGCATTGAAGGGTTTCTGTGGTCGCCTGAGGAAAGG AGCTACCCTTATTTGTGCCTGGGCGGAAAAGGGAGCAGATGCCATGGGTTCCGATGGTGTAATCATCCATTCAGATGCATTCCCGCCTGAGAAGCTTGTAGACACACTTGGAGCAGGAGATACGTTCAATGCTTCTGTGATCTATAATCTTTCAAACG GGGGCAGCCTACAGGATGCTCTCACATTTGGCTGCCAGATTGCAGGCAAAAAATGCGGTGTCCATGGATATGATGGAATTTTACACTGA
- the LOC109106840 gene encoding ketohexokinase isoform X5, giving the protein MPFLFKGCIEGVWFKVLCGTLSEPVICFLPKSLSSAYGSLQYLSVCCTSFIVGDFARRGVDISFLAWQPWGETPCACCVVCPTKGSRTVVLSDTNLPDVSVEDFSKVDLSHYKWIHWEGRNADEQVKMIERVREHNSKQEEKNRITISVEIEKTREPLYQLFPLGDLVFVSKDVAQQFGFTSAAAALKGFCGRLRKGATLICAWAEKGADAMGSDGVIIHSDAFPPEKLVDTLGAGDTFNASVIYNLSNGGSLQDALTFGCQIAGKKCGVHGYDGILH; this is encoded by the exons ATGCCTTTTCTCTTTAAAGGTTGCATTGAAGGTGTATGGTTCAAAGTTCTGTGTGGCACGCTTTCTGAGCCTGTTATATGTTTCCTGCCCAAATCACTCAGTAGTGCATATGGGTCACTGCAATACCTCTCTGTTTGCTGCACTAGTTTCATCGTGGGGGATTTTGCACGGCGTGGGGTGGACATATCTTTTTTGGCTTGGCAGCCGTGGGGTGAGACCCCGTGTGCCTGTTGTGTGGTGTGTCCCACCAAGGGCTCTCGCACTGTCGTGCTCTCAGACAC AAACTTGCCAGATGTTTCTGTAGAAGATTTTTCAAAGGTGGACCTGAGCCATTACAAGTGGATCCACTGGGAG GGCCGTAATGCTGACGAACAAGTGAAGATGATTGAGAGGGTGAGAGAGCATAACAGCAAACAGGAAGAGAAGAACAGAATCACCATCTCTGTGGAAATCGAGAAAACCAGGGAACCCCTCTACCAGCTTTTCCCTCTTGGTGATTTG GTCTTTGTTAGTAAGGATGTGGCCCAGCAATTTGGGTTTACCTCAGCTGCTGCTGCATTGAAGGGTTTCTGTGGTCGCCTGAGGAAAGG AGCTACCCTTATTTGTGCCTGGGCGGAAAAGGGAGCAGATGCCATGGGTTCCGATGGTGTAATCATCCATTCAGATGCATTCCCGCCTGAGAAGCTTGTAGACACACTTGGAGCAGGAGATACGTTCAATGCTTCTGTGATCTATAATCTTTCAAACG GGGGCAGCCTACAGGATGCTCTCACATTTGGCTGCCAGATTGCAGGCAAAAAATGCGGTGTCCATGGATATGATGGAATTTTACACTGA
- the LOC109106840 gene encoding ketohexokinase isoform X1 has protein sequence MEDKKILSIGLVCLDIINVVDKYPEEDTDTRCLSQRWQRGGNASNTCTVLSLLGAPCAFMGSLAPGPVADFILNDFQMYKIDISLLLEHAECSFPASVVISSVTTGSRTILHMNSFIVGDFARRGVDISFLAWQPWGETPCACCVVCPTKGSRTVVLSDTNLPDVSVEDFSKVDLSHYKWIHWEGRNADEQVKMIERVREHNSKQEEKNRITISVEIEKTREPLYQLFPLGDLVFVSKDVAQQFGFTSAAAALKGFCGRLRKGATLICAWAEKGADAMGSDGVIIHSDAFPPEKLVDTLGAGDTFNASVIYNLSNGGSLQDALTFGCQIAGKKCGVHGYDGILH, from the exons ATGGAAGACAAAAAGATACTCAGCATTGGGTTGGTGTGTCTGGATATCATAAATGTTGTGGATAAATACCCGGAAGAAGATACTGATACAAG GTGTTTGTCTCAGAGATGGCAGAGGGGAGGAAATGCATCAAACACGTGCACAGTTTTGTCTCTGCTTGGGGCTCCGTGTGCATTTATGGGGTCTTTGGCTCCTGGACCAGTAGCTGA CTTCATCTTGAATGACTTTCAAATGTACAAGATTGACATCTCTCTTCTTCTGGAGCATGCTGAATGCTCCTTTCCAGCTTCTGTAGTAATCAGCAGTGTGACGACAGGAAGCCGTACAATTCTGCATATGAACAG TTTCATCGTGGGGGATTTTGCACGGCGTGGGGTGGACATATCTTTTTTGGCTTGGCAGCCGTGGGGTGAGACCCCGTGTGCCTGTTGTGTGGTGTGTCCCACCAAGGGCTCTCGCACTGTCGTGCTCTCAGACAC AAACTTGCCAGATGTTTCTGTAGAAGATTTTTCAAAGGTGGACCTGAGCCATTACAAGTGGATCCACTGGGAG GGCCGTAATGCTGACGAACAAGTGAAGATGATTGAGAGGGTGAGAGAGCATAACAGCAAACAGGAAGAGAAGAACAGAATCACCATCTCTGTGGAAATCGAGAAAACCAGGGAACCCCTCTACCAGCTTTTCCCTCTTGGTGATTTG GTCTTTGTTAGTAAGGATGTGGCCCAGCAATTTGGGTTTACCTCAGCTGCTGCTGCATTGAAGGGTTTCTGTGGTCGCCTGAGGAAAGG AGCTACCCTTATTTGTGCCTGGGCGGAAAAGGGAGCAGATGCCATGGGTTCCGATGGTGTAATCATCCATTCAGATGCATTCCCGCCTGAGAAGCTTGTAGACACACTTGGAGCAGGAGATACGTTCAATGCTTCTGTGATCTATAATCTTTCAAACG GGGGCAGCCTACAGGATGCTCTCACATTTGGCTGCCAGATTGCAGGCAAAAAATGCGGTGTCCATGGATATGATGGAATTTTACACTGA
- the LOC109106840 gene encoding ketohexokinase isoform X7: MGSLAPGPVADFIVGDFARRGVDISFLAWQPWGETPCACCVVCPTKGSRTVVLSDTNLPDVSVEDFSKVDLSHYKWIHWEGRNADEQVKMIERVREHNSKQEEKNRITISVEIEKTREPLYQLFPLGDLVFVSKDVAQQFGFTSAAAALKGFCGRLRKGATLICAWAEKGADAMGSDGVIIHSDAFPPEKLVDTLGAGDTFNASVIYNLSNGGSLQDALTFGCQIAGKKCGVHGYDGILH, encoded by the exons ATGGGGTCTTTGGCTCCTGGACCAGTAGCTGA TTTCATCGTGGGGGATTTTGCACGGCGTGGGGTGGACATATCTTTTTTGGCTTGGCAGCCGTGGGGTGAGACCCCGTGTGCCTGTTGTGTGGTGTGTCCCACCAAGGGCTCTCGCACTGTCGTGCTCTCAGACAC AAACTTGCCAGATGTTTCTGTAGAAGATTTTTCAAAGGTGGACCTGAGCCATTACAAGTGGATCCACTGGGAG GGCCGTAATGCTGACGAACAAGTGAAGATGATTGAGAGGGTGAGAGAGCATAACAGCAAACAGGAAGAGAAGAACAGAATCACCATCTCTGTGGAAATCGAGAAAACCAGGGAACCCCTCTACCAGCTTTTCCCTCTTGGTGATTTG GTCTTTGTTAGTAAGGATGTGGCCCAGCAATTTGGGTTTACCTCAGCTGCTGCTGCATTGAAGGGTTTCTGTGGTCGCCTGAGGAAAGG AGCTACCCTTATTTGTGCCTGGGCGGAAAAGGGAGCAGATGCCATGGGTTCCGATGGTGTAATCATCCATTCAGATGCATTCCCGCCTGAGAAGCTTGTAGACACACTTGGAGCAGGAGATACGTTCAATGCTTCTGTGATCTATAATCTTTCAAACG GGGGCAGCCTACAGGATGCTCTCACATTTGGCTGCCAGATTGCAGGCAAAAAATGCGGTGTCCATGGATATGATGGAATTTTACACTGA
- the LOC109106838 gene encoding EMILIN-1-like: MDAAVLLISMLVLVFSGDVWSASYSQRYNLYAGTQTQTQPLNGARAASRHRNWCAYVVTKTVSCVVEDGVETYVKPDYQPCSWGIQCARVVVYRTYMRPRYKVAYKMLTEMEWKCCHGYSGEDCNDGPNGGSDTQVSTSRPWPRPQPGQTGTNTGHGQSGGNGRGDNDKMKQLEDKIQKLNKDLTDLQSTLRGMNERFQEEMHKPGFNSGKTPADAAQPEMKETIHNIQTKLDQLDNRTQAHDKTLVSINNHLVNGKGGGNDLDIGGVGENRFNTMKEEILRELERRVTLSCSACQSGVEDLRRQQQEDRERILALEKQINAMDQRHRQTLDGLRRDLSRSQGCCDTVTNLSRRLNDMDRKISSTSEAYDKLQDRLNREPGGTEGGGNFGGIGGQGQVPIMPDLFNDNLKDLERRLNNTVQKAEENCAYMETNIRDSFQEELRNLREEFNDRILDQEYRINDMDHDIGIVKETVFDLDKRLSRLENTTSFIDRRLSECSGCSGSSSGSSPTGGSPSPSETVKFLEWRVIANEDEIKRFDTRLKDLSVSGDSLEDRVINLSHDVRKIKALTGDNGEHFNRIVMEIENCDVCSTVEDDLKKLKNITNHAMDRWQKEMNYIKGKTDSGQPGCVDVCSSLQNEMDQLKEEVQKCSGQCKINLNTPTGTESGTGHQYDPQKPLDGHSVISSNTGDLRSIQGELSEVILTFSSINDTLKGLEHVVQKHDSVITDLGNTKDKIISEIDKIQQEMTEHIEDSRIRFDNMDRDVRRFGNNFVVEMGDCKRTGDGLDKRLSKLEVVCGRLDSVSDNLQKIKEGLNKHVSSLWNCVNGLNNTVISHSGFIEILQNTHLDDIHGKIKRLNSTMVHILKEFQNLTENDLTGLPGPPGPLGERGLPGPQGPPGNDGPPGIPGLPGPKGPPGLRGERGMAGADANIPRLSFSAALTNPMVTSGTIIFDKILVNEGNYYNPQTGIFTAPLDGRYFFSAILTGHKNEKIEAVLSKSNYGMARVDSAGYQPEGLENKPMAEAKPTPGSLAVFNIILPLQVGDTVCIDLVMGKLAHSVEPLTIFSGMLLYEDV; the protein is encoded by the exons ATGGATGCAGCAGTCCTCTTAATATCGATGCTGGTGTTGGTTTTCTCTGGAGATGTTTGGAGCGCGTCGTATTCTCAGCGGTATAACCTGTACGCAGGCACCCAGACTCAGACTCAGCCTTTAAACGGGGCGAGAGCAGCGAGCAGACACag AAACTGGTGTGCGTATGTGGTGACCAAGACTGTGAGCTGTGTGGTGGAAGATGGAGTGGAGACTTACGTGAAGCCTGACTATCAGCCGTGTTCCTGGGGCATTCAGTGTGCCCGTGTTGTAGT GTACCGGACCTACATGAGGCCCAGATACAAGGTGGCTTACAAAATGTTAACAGAAATGGAGTGGAAGTGTTGCCATGGATACAGTGGAGAAGACTGTAATGATGGACCAAACGGGGGATCTGATACTCAGGTCTCAACAAGCAGACCTTGGCCTAGACCACAACCAGGACAAACTGGAACTAATACCGGTCATGGACAGAGCGGAGGGAATG GGAGAGGTGACAATGACAAGATGAAGCAACTGGAGGACAAAATCCAGAAGTTGAACAAAGACCTAACTGACCTGCAGTCAACTCTGCGTGGCATGAATGAAAGATTCCAAGAGGAAATGCATAAACCAGGTTTTAATAGTGGCAAAACACCAGCTGATGCAGCCCAGCCTGAAATGAAAGAGACCATCCATAACATTCAGACTAAGCTTGATCAGTTGGACAACCGTACTCAAGCTCATGACAAGACTCTAGTCAGCATCAATAACCACCTTGTGAATGGAAAGGGAGGAGGCAATGACTTAGACATTGGGGGAGTAGGAGAAAACAGGTTCAACACCATGAAGGAGGAAATCCTCAGAGAGCTTGAACGTCGAGTGACTCTTTCATGTTCTGCCTGTCAATCTGGAGTTGAAGACTTGAGAAGGCAACAGCAAGAAGATCGGGAGAGGATCTTGGCTCTGGAAAAGCAGATTAATGCCATGGACCAGCGTCACCGCCAGACTCTTGATGGTTTGCGCCGAGACCTCAGCCGGTCTCAAGGCTGCTGCGACACTGTAACAAACCTCAGTAGACGACTTAATGACATGGATAGGAAGATAAGCTCAACGTCAGAGGCCTATGACAAGCTTCAGGATCGTCTGAATAGGGAACCAGGAGGAACTGAAGGCGGTGGAAATTTTGGAGGAATAGGTGGACAAGGACAAGTTCCTATAATGCCAGATCTTTTCAATGATAATCTAAAAGACCTGGAGAGACGGCTCAACAACACTGTCCAGAAGGCAGAGGAAAACTGTGCTTATATGGAGACTAACATACGGGACTCATTCCAGGAGGAACTCAGAAATCTTCGCGAAGAATTCAATGATCGTATTCTGGACCAGGAATACAGGATTAATGACATGGACCATGATATAGGAATCGTTAAAGAAACTGTATTTGATCTTGATAAGCGCCTATCTCGGCTTGAGAATACAACATCCTTCATAGACAGGAGATTGAGTGAATGCTCTGGGTGCTCAGGCTCAAGTTCTGGGTCAAGTCCAACCGGTGGTAGTCCAAGCCCTAGTGAGACAGTGAAGTTTTTGGAGTGGAGAGTCATTGCAAATGAAGATGAGATCAAGAGGTTTGACACACGACTCAAGGATCTCTCGGTGTCCGGTGATTCTCTTGAAGATAGGGTCATTAACCTCAGCCATGATGTTCGCAAGATCAAAGCACTAACTGGAGACAATGGGGAACACTTCAACAGGATTGTCATGGAGATTGAGAACTGTGACGTGTGCAGCACAGTGGAAGATGACCTAAAGAAACTCAAGAACATCACAAACCATGCCATGGACAGATGGCAGAAAGAAATGAACTACATTAAAGGTAAAACTGACTCTGGTCAGCCGGGTTGTGTGGATGTTTGCTCCAGTTTGCAGAATGAGATGGATCAGTTGAAAGAGGAGGTACAGAAATGCAGTGGTCAGTGCAAGATCAACCTGAATACTCCAACAGGAACGGAATCAGGAACAGGTCACCAGTATGACCCACAGAAACCACTGGATGGACACAGTGTCATCAGCAGTAATACCGGTGACCTCAGGTCAATTCAGGGAGAACTGTCTGAGGTCATATTAACCTTCAGCTCCATCAATGACACACTAAAAGGTCTGGAGCATGTGGTCCAGAAACATGACAGTGTTATCACTGACCttggaaacaccaaagacaaaATTATATCTGAAATTGACAAGATCCAGCAGGAAATGACAGAACACATAGAGGATAGCAGGATACGTTTTGACAATATGGATCGAGATGTACGTCGCTTTGGGAATAACTTTGTGGTTGAGATGGGTGACTGCAAGAGGACTGGCGATGGTCTGGATAAGAGGCTCTCTAAACTCGAAGTGGTTTGTGGTCGGCTTGACTCTGTCTCAGACAATCTTCAGAAGATCAAAGAAGGCCTGAACAAACACGTGTCTAGCCTGTGGAACTGTGTCAATGGGCTAAACAACACAGTGATCTCACACAGTGGGTTCATTGAGATCCTCCAGAACACACATCTGGATGATATCCACGGCAAGATCAAGAGACTTAATTCCACAATGGTCCACATCCTCAAGGAGTTCCAGAACTTAACTGAGAATGACTTGACAG GTTTACCTGGACCACCAGGTCCGCTGGGAGAAAGAGGGCTCCCAGGTCCACAGGGACCTCCAGGTAATGATGGACCACCAGGTATTCCAGGCTTACCTGGGCCAAAAGGACCTCCTG GTCTCAGAGGAGAGAGAg GTATGGCCGGCGCAGATGCCAACATACCACGTCTTTCCTTCTCAGCAGCTCTAACAAATCCCATGGTTACATCTGGAACAATCATTTTTGATAAGATATTGGTAAATGAAGGAAACTATTATAATCCACAAACAG GTATCTTTACTGCACCACTTGATGGACGCTACTTCTTTAGCGCTATCCTGACAGGTCACAAAAATGAGAAGATTGAAGCTGTGCTCTCCAAGTCTAACTATGGCATGGCTCGGGTGGATTCGGCAGGTTACCAACCGGAAGGGTTGGAAAACAAACCCATGGCCGAAGCAAAACCAACACCAGGGTCTCTGGCTGTCTTCAACATCATCCTGCCCCTTCAGGTGGGCGATACAGTCTGCATAGACCTGGTCATGGGCAAACTGGCCCATTCAGTGGAGCCTTTAACTATCTTCAGTGGTATGCTTCTATATGAAGATGTGTAG